A region from the Salicibibacter cibarius genome encodes:
- a CDS encoding c-type cytochrome, which translates to MKKAMLVLGTAIFIIGGCNGQAGEEQEPVGDNNGGNGGGDNGAEEEEEDNGETVDAGEGMDLYEENCMSCHGGDMEGGTGPALDGYSADEVHDAIEEGPGAMPENLVSGEDADAVAQYVEEEG; encoded by the coding sequence ATGAAAAAAGCAATGTTAGTATTAGGCACGGCGATTTTTATCATCGGCGGCTGTAATGGCCAAGCAGGTGAAGAACAAGAGCCTGTCGGTGATAACAATGGTGGAAATGGCGGCGGCGATAACGGAGCCGAAGAAGAAGAAGAAGACAATGGCGAAACCGTTGATGCCGGTGAAGGCATGGATCTATACGAAGAGAATTGTATGAGTTGCCACGGCGGGGACATGGAAGGCGGTACAGGCCCGGCGCTTGACGGGTATAGCGCTGACGAAGTTCACGATGCAATTGAAGAAGGCCCTGGTGCCATGCCGGAGAACCTTGTTTCCGGTGAAGATGCTGACGCCGTTGCGCAATACGTAGAAGAAGAAGGTTAA
- a CDS encoding YitT family protein: MRRKKRRAPTQDSARLLINVLLVLSGSAIVAFAFNLFLLPNAIASGGLSGFATIMYQVFGFAPHLTLYALNIPLFLLGMLLLGGFRYGGMTLVGTLFLPFVVFLTQHWPPLTAEPLLAAIFGGVGVGTGLGLVFRTGASTGGTDLAAQIIHKYTGVSLGAGVFIMDGLIVAMAAIAFSVEFALFALIGLFITGKTIDIVQTGFGYDKIAFIIAEEQGKIKEAILNDVDRGVTKLQAYGGYTEDDRPVLMCVVNRNEIPLLRQVVQTIDRDAFIVVSNATEVLGRGFKMD, from the coding sequence ATGAGGCGGAAAAAGCGGCGTGCGCCGACACAAGATTCGGCACGATTGCTTATAAATGTGTTGCTCGTTTTGAGTGGTTCGGCGATTGTGGCATTCGCATTTAATTTGTTTTTGCTGCCGAATGCGATCGCCTCGGGCGGACTAAGTGGCTTTGCCACCATTATGTATCAAGTATTCGGTTTCGCCCCGCACCTTACCCTATACGCTCTTAATATCCCCCTATTTCTATTGGGAATGCTCTTGCTCGGCGGATTTCGATACGGGGGAATGACATTGGTGGGAACGTTGTTCCTCCCATTTGTCGTTTTTTTGACACAACATTGGCCTCCTTTAACGGCAGAGCCCCTCCTGGCTGCAATATTTGGCGGTGTTGGTGTCGGGACAGGGCTAGGCCTTGTTTTTCGTACAGGTGCATCCACAGGCGGGACCGACTTGGCGGCTCAGATTATCCATAAATATACTGGTGTTTCGCTTGGTGCCGGCGTATTTATTATGGATGGACTAATCGTTGCCATGGCCGCAATTGCGTTTAGTGTCGAATTTGCTTTGTTCGCACTCATTGGGCTTTTTATTACCGGTAAAACCATTGACATAGTACAAACCGGTTTTGGTTATGATAAAATTGCTTTCATAATTGCGGAAGAACAGGGGAAGATAAAAGAAGCCATTTTAAATGATGTCGACCGTGGCGTCACCAAGCTTCAGGCCTATGGAGGGTACACGGAAGACGATCGGCCGGTACTGATGTGTGTTGTGAATCGCAACGAAATTCCTTTGTTGCGGCAAGTCGTGCAAACCATTGACCGCGACGCGTTTATTGTTGTTTCCAACGCGACAGAAGTATTGGGGCGTGGTTTTAAAATGGACTAA
- the prfB gene encoding peptide chain release factor 2 (programmed frameshift), whose product MDSAEIKTELTTMANRLAEFRGSLDLEAKENRIKELEEEMTVPGFWDNPDASKEVIDETNSLKETAHTFRELEEELENLNVTRELLQEEDDDELRADLEQGIRSLSEQINQFELKMLLSDPHDEKDAILEIHPGAGGTESQDWAQMLLRMYTRWAEKRKFKVETLDYLPGDEAGLKSVTLLIKGQDAYGHLKAEKGVHRLVRISPFDSSGRRHTSFASCEVMPEMDEDVNIEVATEDLKIDTYRASGAGGQHVNTTDSAVRITHIPTNTVVQCQNERSQIKNREHAMKMLKARLYQQELERQQQELDEMRGEQSEIGWGSQIRSYVFHPYNMVKDHRTNHEVGNTEAVMDGAIDVFIDAYLRSRIT is encoded by the exons ATGGATAGTGCCGAAATAAAAACGGAATTAACGACAATGGCGAATCGTCTCGCGGAATTTAGGGGGTCTCTT GACCTGGAAGCAAAAGAAAACAGGATTAAAGAGCTGGAAGAAGAAATGACGGTTCCCGGTTTTTGGGACAATCCGGATGCCTCCAAAGAAGTGATTGATGAGACCAATTCACTAAAGGAAACTGCTCACACGTTTCGCGAGTTGGAAGAAGAACTGGAAAATTTAAACGTAACCAGGGAGCTGTTGCAAGAGGAAGACGATGATGAATTGCGAGCGGATCTGGAACAGGGTATACGGTCGCTTTCAGAGCAAATTAATCAGTTTGAGTTGAAAATGTTGTTGTCGGATCCCCATGACGAAAAAGATGCGATCCTTGAGATACACCCTGGGGCCGGCGGGACGGAATCGCAGGATTGGGCACAAATGCTCCTTCGCATGTATACCCGTTGGGCTGAAAAACGTAAATTTAAAGTGGAGACGCTCGACTATTTGCCGGGGGACGAAGCAGGCTTGAAAAGTGTCACGTTGCTGATCAAAGGACAAGATGCCTATGGCCATTTAAAAGCGGAAAAAGGGGTGCATCGATTAGTGCGCATTTCCCCTTTTGATTCCTCGGGTCGGCGTCATACGTCTTTTGCTTCCTGTGAAGTGATGCCGGAAATGGATGAAGACGTCAATATTGAAGTGGCAACCGAAGACTTGAAAATTGACACGTACCGTGCAAGCGGTGCCGGCGGTCAGCACGTTAACACGACGGATTCTGCCGTAAGGATCACCCATATTCCAACGAACACGGTTGTGCAATGCCAAAATGAGCGTTCACAAATTAAAAATCGAGAACATGCGATGAAAATGTTGAAAGCCCGTCTTTATCAACAGGAACTTGAACGGCAACAGCAAGAATTGGACGAAATGCGCGGCGAGCAAAGTGAGATCGGGTGGGGGAGCCAGATTCGATCTTACGTTTTCCACCCTTACAATATGGTGAAGGACCATCGTACCAATCATGAAGTCGGGAATACGGAGGCTGTCATGGATGGTGCTATCGATGTTTTCATTGACGCATACTTGCGCTCAAGGATAACGTAA
- the secA gene encoding preprotein translocase subunit SecA: MIGLIKKVIGDTDQRKTKKMQKTVDEIDGYANEMKLLSDTDLAAKTENFKARYNGGEDLDSLLPEAFAVVREASTRVLGLTPYPVQLMGAIVLHHGDTAEMKTGEGKTLVATMPVYLNALTGRGVHIVTVNDYLARRDSEDMGRLYNFLGLTVGLNEKGMSKDEKREAYACDVMYGTNNEFGFDYLRDNMVLYKEQMVQRKLHYAIVDEVDSILIDEARTPLIISGSVEQSTEMYVQADGFVRLLKEEEDYTYEEKSKNVRLTEEGVNKAENYFNLNNLYDQGNVQLTHNINQSLKAHRAMQRDDDYVVEDGDVVIVDSFTGRLMKGRRYGDGLHQAIEAKEQLPIKKESMTLASITFQNFFRMYEKLAGMTGTAKTEEEELQNIYNMNVIAIPTNEPIVREDKADLIYKTMDAKFKAVADDIKEIHQRGQPILVGTASVDTSEYVSKLLKKRKVPHDVLNAKHHANEAEIIKNAGQKNAVTIATNMAGRGTDIKLGEGVPELGGLFVIGTERHESRRIDNQLRGRSGRQGDPGVSQFYLSMEDVLMRRFGSENMQNMLNKMGMEEDTPLESRMVSRAVEQSQKRVEGHNFDARKQILEYDDVMREQRDIIYEQRMEVLESENLEEIVQGMINNVVDRTVARFTSEEEVPEDWDLAGLVSELNAMVLYNGDITQNDLYGLEQDEMQELVRGKAEANYKAKEAEIGEEKMREFEKVIMLRAVDRKWMNHIDQMDQLRQGIHLRAYGQSNPLRDYRFEGYNMFEDMIASIEEEVSRYVIKARLRNNMQREAVADENKSQAVHGNNNKEQEKKKKQPIRKEKQVGRNEPCPCGSGKKYKHCHGAA, encoded by the coding sequence ATGATCGGTTTAATAAAAAAGGTCATTGGTGATACAGACCAACGTAAAACGAAGAAAATGCAAAAAACCGTCGATGAAATCGATGGTTATGCAAATGAGATGAAATTGCTCTCGGACACTGACTTGGCTGCAAAAACCGAAAACTTCAAGGCCCGATATAATGGCGGGGAGGATTTGGACAGCCTTCTTCCGGAAGCATTCGCTGTTGTGCGCGAGGCTTCCACTCGTGTGCTCGGACTCACCCCTTATCCGGTTCAATTAATGGGGGCAATTGTGCTCCATCACGGAGATACAGCTGAAATGAAAACCGGGGAAGGAAAAACATTGGTGGCAACGATGCCGGTATATTTAAACGCTTTAACTGGCCGCGGGGTTCATATCGTCACCGTGAACGACTATTTGGCGCGTCGGGACAGTGAAGACATGGGACGTCTTTACAATTTTCTCGGCTTGACGGTGGGGCTTAACGAAAAAGGCATGTCCAAAGATGAAAAGCGTGAAGCCTATGCCTGCGATGTCATGTACGGCACGAACAATGAATTTGGTTTTGATTATTTGCGTGACAACATGGTTCTTTATAAGGAGCAAATGGTGCAACGAAAGCTTCATTATGCCATCGTCGACGAAGTGGACTCTATCCTCATTGACGAAGCGCGAACGCCGTTGATCATCTCCGGATCGGTAGAACAATCCACGGAGATGTACGTGCAAGCAGACGGATTCGTACGGTTGTTAAAAGAAGAGGAAGATTACACGTACGAAGAGAAATCGAAAAACGTCCGCCTGACGGAAGAAGGGGTCAATAAGGCGGAAAACTACTTTAACCTGAACAACTTATATGATCAGGGAAACGTGCAACTGACCCACAATATCAATCAGTCATTAAAGGCTCACCGCGCCATGCAACGCGACGACGATTACGTCGTGGAAGACGGTGATGTCGTGATTGTCGACTCATTCACCGGGCGACTCATGAAAGGGCGCCGCTATGGGGACGGTTTGCATCAGGCCATTGAAGCGAAAGAACAACTTCCGATCAAAAAAGAAAGCATGACACTTGCATCGATCACGTTTCAAAACTTTTTTCGAATGTACGAAAAACTTGCCGGCATGACCGGAACGGCTAAAACAGAGGAAGAGGAGCTTCAAAATATTTACAATATGAATGTGATCGCCATTCCGACGAATGAACCGATTGTCCGAGAGGACAAGGCCGATCTCATTTACAAAACGATGGATGCGAAATTCAAGGCTGTTGCAGATGATATAAAAGAAATCCATCAAAGAGGGCAACCGATTCTTGTCGGGACGGCAAGCGTTGATACGTCCGAGTATGTGTCGAAGTTGTTGAAGAAGCGAAAGGTCCCTCACGATGTTTTAAATGCCAAACACCATGCTAATGAAGCGGAAATCATAAAAAACGCCGGTCAAAAAAATGCTGTTACTATTGCCACAAATATGGCCGGTCGCGGTACGGATATTAAATTGGGAGAGGGCGTTCCCGAACTCGGCGGTCTCTTTGTCATTGGCACGGAGCGTCATGAAAGCCGCCGCATCGATAATCAATTACGCGGTCGTTCCGGACGTCAAGGCGACCCGGGGGTTTCGCAATTTTACTTGTCGATGGAAGATGTGCTCATGCGCCGATTCGGTTCGGAAAACATGCAGAACATGCTTAATAAAATGGGCATGGAAGAGGATACTCCTTTGGAGAGCCGAATGGTTAGCCGTGCCGTGGAGCAATCGCAAAAACGCGTAGAAGGGCATAACTTTGATGCGCGTAAACAAATTCTTGAATATGATGATGTCATGCGGGAACAACGGGATATCATCTACGAACAACGGATGGAAGTTTTGGAATCGGAAAACTTGGAAGAGATCGTTCAAGGCATGATCAACAATGTCGTAGACCGAACGGTTGCACGTTTCACTTCGGAAGAAGAAGTTCCGGAAGACTGGGACTTGGCCGGTTTGGTTTCGGAACTGAACGCGATGGTTCTTTATAATGGCGACATTACGCAAAATGATTTATACGGCTTGGAACAGGATGAGATGCAGGAACTCGTCAGAGGAAAAGCCGAGGCCAATTATAAAGCGAAAGAAGCCGAGATTGGCGAAGAAAAAATGCGTGAGTTTGAGAAGGTCATTATGCTCCGGGCTGTCGACCGAAAATGGATGAATCACATTGACCAGATGGACCAGCTTCGCCAGGGCATTCACTTGCGGGCATACGGTCAAAGCAACCCGCTCCGGGACTATCGCTTCGAAGGATATAACATGTTTGAAGACATGATCGCCAGTATTGAAGAAGAAGTCTCCCGCTATGTGATAAAAGCGCGTTTGAGGAATAACATGCAACGGGAAGCAGTCGCGGATGAAAATAAGTCGCAAGCGGTCCACGGAAACAACAACAAAGAGCAAGAGAAAAAGAAAAAACAACCGATTCGGAAAGAAAAACAAGTCGGCAGAAATGAACCGTGCCCGTGCGGAAGCGGAAAAAAATACAAACACTGCCATGGGGCTGCTTAA